Genomic window (Zerene cesonia ecotype Mississippi chromosome 5, Zerene_cesonia_1.1, whole genome shotgun sequence):
AACCATCGACACACCAAGCAAACTTTTGGGTAGAGTTGATTCCGATTGACTGATTGCTTCCGAGCGTCAACCGTGACTGCGCGAAACTTTtgcaatatacaatatttgtattgcATTATAACAACGTATCTAGCAGTTATGTGACCCAAAACTTCTATTGGTAAGATTTTTGGCCATAGTTTTGGCTGATGTTGatataaatcgaaataatttACGTTTCTAAGCACAATTGAAAACACTAGAAACTCGAAATGAAATTGAATGCtcttcagttataaaaattaatagatcATCTGTGAGACATCAGATGCATACTtgaatataatacacattagaaatttcaatgtaatatCATTTCTAGTTCGTGCACATGTGAAAAAATCATCAATTCAACAGACAAAACACTGAACTACAATtaacaattcaaaaataaattacaaaatagaaCCGCTTAAGGCGACCATCCAAACACATCATTAACACAATGAAAACAGTGCACATAACCGCTAGACGCGTTCCACGCAAACACAAAACGCCGTTACGCTAAGGCTGCGCTCGGGGGTTGCGGGGGGTCAGGTGTCGGGGGTGGGGGGTCGGGGTCGAGGGTGTCAGGGggtcggcggcggcggcggcggcggctgTCCAAAGTGCAGAAAGATGAAGAGGAATCGCGCGCGGAGCTGCGGGCGCGAGCGGGCGCGGGgccgcgcgcgcgcccgcgccgccgctcGGGACACTCCTGCTCGGTGTACGTCGCCACTGGAAAACGTAACGTAACACAACGTCATACAGGCTAAAATATAACAAGTTCAgactgtaataataataaattctttattggcATACTGTAGTCCTAAACCAggtaaaaaattttcattacttcaatatgtaaaaatatttgtcaataaagaaaactaaatGGTTTCGATCAATATAGTTTGTTAGATGGTAATTTGGGTTAGTcataataacttatttgtttCTCTTCCCCCCTATACTCTTATGCTTGTTATATGCCTTTTGCCCTGGTTGCCTGGAAGCGATCACTTCGAAGCGATAAGGTCGCCCAACATTATACTCTTCTATTAAGCcctgttattttaaattttacttctttgaacaattttaattttataagtaaataataataatttacgtatAAACTTCAGAATTAATTCTTGAATGTAATGTTAGCACACAAACGCAATTCCACTCCTactcaaacaattatttttatgacagtatgatactattataaaattatattaaaattataacgccccaattaaaaaatatacacacctTGGGGCAGCCTACATGAAGTAATCCGGCGTCCGCCTCGTCACATGAGGCTCGCCGCGTCTCGGAGCCGGATCGAATTGAAGGCTggaaacaaacacaatttttatatacccttatttaactataaattatataggtataggCTCCATTGTGATTGGTCATAAACTTTAGTATCCACAGTATGGGCGGTTGTTACCGTTCAATACATATTTgacataaatcaaataattattagtcaTCACTTTGCGCTGCTAATCATTCCAGAATCTTCGATAATTTCAAGTTGTTATGTGCGTTCGTGTGATTAAATTCAAAcgatacaattaaaaagaacataaaaaGTCACGTTACGACTTTgactataataatacaaaacatcaCAAGGAAATTAGCAGTCGGCatttacgtaatttatttcatccgTATTATTAAATCGTGATAATAccgcatattttataaaccccattattcataatattatagataagcATGGTGTGACGTAAGATCacaataactaattaattgcACGCGCCGCACTGAGGTCGGAAAGGTGACTCCTCTTATTTTGGAAATCTAGCCTTTGATAAGACGTGAGTCAGTGTTTACAGACTTATAGCGAAGACATAACAAAGCTAGTCATACGTGTTTACATAGATCggaaacttttaataaatgtttaatgaatcaacattttacacattcaaaattttgattaaaatgtgtaaatgTTTTGACGatagtttcaataaaaatatctaagatatttttaaagtgagCTTTATCACGCTATTATCTGCTACCTTTTCATAATCAAGATACACAAGACACGtgtaactaatttataaacagCTTATTTGTTTTCCCTTAAGCACGAATGCATATCtactaattagtaattacCACAACAGATTAGAATACTTACAACGAATACTTAAGCGCATCATCCAATTCCATAATAGCGGCTTGGTTACCGCATCTGTAAgtgaacaaattaaataattaaataacgttCACTGTTTCGGGAATGTTATATAATCCAAccatgcaataaaataacacttaattatgtatataatagtcATTTAATGAACCATAATAGTACGAGATCCGGCCGCGTGATTTATACGTTcatatgtttgattaataatacataatttttatcgatatttaNNNNNNNNNNNNNNNNNNNNNNNNNNNNNNNNNNNNNNNNNNNNNNNNNNNNNNNNNNNNNNNNNNNNNNNNNNNNNNNNNNNNNNNNNNNNNNNNNNNNNNNNNNNNNNNNNNNNNNNNNNNNNNNNNNNNNNNNNNNNNNNNNNNNNNNNNNNNNNNNNNNNNNNNNNNNNNNNNNNNNNNNNNNNNNNNNNNNNNNNNNNNNNNNNNNNNNNNNNNNNNNNNNNNNNNNNNNNNNNNNNNNNNNNNNNNNNNNNNNNNNNNNNNNNNNNNNNNNNNNNNNNNNNNNNNNNNNNNNNNNNNNNNNNNNNNNNNNNNNNNNNNNNNNNNNNNNNNNNNNNNNNNNNNNNNNNNNNNNNNNNNNNNNNNNNNNNNNNNNNNNNNNNNNNNNNNNNNNNNNNNNNNNNNNNNNNNNNNNNNNNNNNNNNNNNNNNNNNNNNNNNNNNNNNNNNNNNNNNNNNNNNNNNNNNNNNNNNNNNNNNNNNNNNNNNNNNNNNNNNNNNNNNNNNNNNNNNNNNNNNNNNNNNNNNNNNNNNNNNNNNNNNNNNNNNNNNNNNNNNNNNNNNNNNNNNNNNNNNNNNNNNNNNNNNNNNNNNNNNNNNNNNNNNNNNNNNNNNNNNNNNNNNNNNNNNNNNNNNNNNNNNNNNNNNNNNNNNNNNNNNNNNNNNNNNNNNNNNNNNNNNNNNNNNNNNNNNNNNNNNNNNNNNNNNNNNNNNNNNNNNNNNNNNNNNNNNNNNNNNNNNNNNNNNNNNNNNNNNNNNNNNNNNNNNNNNNNNNNNNNNNNNNNNNNNNNNNNNNNNNNNNNNNNNNNNNNNNNNNNNNNNNNNNNNNNNNNNNNNNNNNNNNNNNNNNNNNNNNNNNNNNNNNNNNNNNNNNNNNNNNNNNNNNNNNNNNNNNNNNNNNNNNNNNNNNNNNNNNNNNNNNNNNNNNNNNNNNNNNNNNNNNNNNNNNNNNNNNNNNNNNNNNNNNNNNNNNNNNNNNNNNNNNNNNNNNNNNNNNNtaaatattgataaaaattatatattattaatcaaacatatgAACGTATAAATCACGCGGCCGGATCTTagactataattatatataatataaccttaTTACTCAACTCACTAATaccatacataatatattgtgttcatatatttagataactGTCACACCAATATACTTAACTGGAGTGtcatattacaaacatatgaGATGCTTTTTGAacagtttgaaaaaaaaggaTAGTTCAATATCAAAAAACAACGAAATTATACTATGGGTCGTTAAATTATCTTCCATATTAGAGCCCACTacaaaagacaaataaaatcataatcaaTTTGAGCAGCAAGCACGTCACCTATAGCAATAGTTGGGCGCGGAGAATATGGTGACGACGTTGCGATCGTGGCACCAGTTGTAGCCCTCCATGACGAGCTGGTGGGCGCGCGACACCAGCGTCAGCCCGTTGCTGTGGTTGAACGTCTCCGAGATGTCCTGCCCGAACGTGTAGCCGGCGCCGCGCGGCGATATGCCCCATCCGCCTCTGTGGACGTCGAACATTATAAcatgtttttgtatgaccttcgaGGCATGTAACATCTTAgtgaagtgttcgaaacgtcggtttaataaatattaggaaaaaatctcatttaaattacgttaaaaagtcttttaatttctaaattacattagtttttttttatgtcgccTGACGGTAATCGTTAcgaccgcccatgaacatttggagaggcgtcaagtcgattgcagacttaacgcctctacaaatggaatGCCGACTAAATAAGAAAGGGATTAAGTATGGATTGACGGAAGgcaaggactaggaagggtaaggaaaaggatatgggcctccggctcccccacaaATGATTGTATCGTCTGAAAATTGCATCAAAATTACAAATCATACTCATTTAGACTCGGACTCTCATACACTGAGTGGATCAccttttattctttaaattattgttttttcattcttaggaataataaataaatttattttctttcttacgTCTTTCATTTCTATGCTAATGAGGGCcagtttttatttgcatattaaaaCGGTAGTTACAATAACGATGAAAGGAGGTATTACATAAAGTGTCAATTATAGCTTAATGTTTAATGATCTACTctgactatataatatttttatataagtcaCATAATCATAATATGCGAATTATTTGTGGTAGGTCGCATGTCACATTAGccacaatttaaaaaacaaacaaatatatacccTAACATTCAAATTATAGCCCGATTCTATAAAAAAGTGCATACAAATTTAAGTTATGGATTCTATAAACTAAGTAGTCGAGAACACGTTTTTACCACGTACGTGTCCAACCAAATAGCGGAATcatgcattaatatttatcatacaaatattagcATGGGAAACTTGGCTTATATGTATTCACCCACatcaaaagtataaatatcagttccatattttttgttgaatttacGAGTAGCTtcgttcataaataaaacaaccaaACGCGTTACTCGAATGCGATTTGTATAATCTTTCATTCCATTAAACATTGTACCGACATTcccaaaaaatgaaaattctaacgctgaaaaaaaatgaagtcaAGGCGCATTGTAAAGATTAATTAAGCTAAGATGaatgattatttatgtactttcaatgtttattttgaacaaGCGCTGGAACAATAGACATCAAACAACTCATTCGATACATAAGTTtgaatgtgtgtatgtttatatgtggTTTGTAATATGTTAAAGTGAATCTCCCAAAATTAGCGAACGTCATTCAATTAGTAGTATGATTCATATTTAGATACGGGTTTCAGataaatcattacattatACCTAATGATATTGGACAATGGTATCCACTATGTAAgagcatttacaatattattaacgtaGACAAATAAAATCGATAGTGGACAGCTATTTCCGTCGATAACTGAATGTGGGACAGATTTAGACAGTGCAATATAGATGGTAACGTGTTGCAGTTTTATCAGATTTCCATTTATTGGATCGAACGTTGGAAATATCGTGATAATGTTAAACAATTCTCTATATGCGGTTGATTGATGCAATTCGATGGTTCTCATATGCAATATTATTGAGATTGGATATGAATGCTATATTGAATgataaagcaaatatttaaattcgttcATCTTGGAATAAAACGATACGACAGTAAAGTATCTATTcgactataaataattatttataacgaaaaaaaaaacgccttcaaattgtcagaactagatcaaatataaatggaaCCACACGGGAGAcaccagttttcaaataaaaaagaatcaaccAAACCCATTTGAAGGTACTGAGGtgacaaagaaaaatatacaattaaattgataatcaCCTCCTTTTTGAGAGTCGGTTGAATAGGGAGCGCTTTTTGTTAACCTGAAGTCGTATACACAAGACGACATTGAAATTAGCATATGTATGGAGATAAGTGGTAATTGCTTTAGTTTTGCAAAAATTAGCATGTGTTGTATCATATTATGCGATCGACATGCAGGTCTCAAGATAtctttcagctttatatttttcatcacCACACTCAACAATTTACATTGATTTCgtcatttgtatgtaatttcaatataaacgcttaattcaatttacttGTGCAAACTTAAATATGCTCAATCAATGTAAGCTTAAAGCGAAATCTTACTTCTTACTATTCATTAGATAAATCTACTATTCATTAGATAAATCCCCcgaacattataaaatttaacacacTTCTTTTTCTCAATTTAAgatttatcactacatagtatatgGAGCAGGTGGGTCTGGTAATGgaaagcgctaccaccgctcatgatcatttggagaggtgtaaggtcgtGTAGACCTTACActctctacaaatggattgctgacttaAAATCGGgaaggattaagaaaggattgacgagaggaaaaaaggaaaaggtaaggaaaaggatatggggctccggctcccccactcaccgaacgaaacacagcagtatgctatttcatgccggtcttctgtgggggtgtggtacttccccggtgcgagctggcccaattcgtgccaaagcgtaggtaaatgtgtataataacatgtattaaactactccgatcTCCCTGGCAAAAGCTACtaagtaattaaaagtaaaaagtattgtatatatttttcaagcatatatgtattttttggtCCCGGTGTAATGTGTAAGCAATCCCCCCCAACTCACCTATCGTCGGGGTCGCTCCAGAGCAGGTCGCACATGGGCCCCTCGTGCGGCACCTCCTGCACGCGGTCGAGCGCGCGGATGTGGTCCAGCGTGTCGATGGACGGGCTGAGGCCGCCGTGCAGGCAGAATATCTGCCCGTCGACCAGCGCGGTCAGCGGCAGGAAGTCGAACAGATCGGTGAAGTGCCTCCACACGGACGCGTTGCCGTACTTGCGGAGGCACTCGTCGTAGAAGCCGTACACTTGCGTGATCTGGCGCGACTCGTGGTTGCCGCGGAGGATCGTTATTCTCTCGCGGTATCTGACCTGCAAGGGTGGAGAGGGGGGTTTACGTgtgaaatactttattgcgCGAATTGAAACATGgaaattaaacacttataTAAATGGAAGGGCACAGCGAGCTGTCTTATCGCAACGCACCACATTGCCAGGGAAATGGCAATGGCAGGCAATGTGGTGGTCAGGGAGAAGCAGTACATATGTTTAATATGGTAACAGAGTATCGTTCATAATATAAGGTTTGTATCATAATAACATTTGTAACTTAGGGATCGTACAAATAAGGAACATAAAgatcaaataatacattttaggcatcattgtaataattaataaatagattgaaAGCGTTTTATATTCGTCAGTTTTGTGATTTGATTACTCTTATATTTACGAACtatataaattgcaattttctgcaaatacaattatatggTACTTGTTTAACATTTAGtagtactataaataaaatccaacGGTTTTACATGCATTATGCACGTGAAGCCATCATTCATTCTATACTACGTTTACGGAGTGGAGTGATACCAATGTAGTGTTATGTGCCAATATTTGATTACGCATATGCCATGACACATTTACCGGGAACAAAAAAGGAAGTTCCGATGAAcgtaaagcaataaaaattctGATAACTAtcagtgaaatattaaatacttttatgtatgtatttaatcgCAGTCACGGTTTAGCTAAACGACCTTGACTAAGTTAGTTCatgtgataattaaataagaatacttgtaaaatacaaacattatattcTGTTATAAACAGAGTgtgttaattttgaatatggCCCGATATTTCAAAGTTATCGATAGCTTTATAGATTGTAGAAACACACAAGACGTTCACAATTCACACTtaacgaatatttatataattatgcagTTTAATAACACGAACTCTGAAAGATTTATTTCGATCGATTATTGTacgttaattatttcattcatttgtaTTCATCGCTGTGATTTTGAGGTCAAACGTCTGCAGTTATGACCtacttatgtgttatttgCTTATATCGATTCGTAGCTTAGAATATCAACTTGGAATATCGCTTAAATCAGGCGTGTATATTGTCACTGTTCCGTATGGGGATTAGTTTTTGATTGCTATCACTTTTAGTGTTTCAGGTCTTCCTAAAAGATCGTCATGATAGAGCCACCGCCGTTCGGACGCTTGACAAAATGAAGAGGTTATAATTACCaacccaaaaaaaaatgcttttgttTGCAATCAGTATGGTGGGCCTTGTTAACTTAAAACGTTTACTAATAAGCTGTATCTACAAATAAGCTACGAGCGCTCTTTGTAAGCATACAACATACTTGATTCGAAAACCAATCTATgatgtaattgaattttatacaatggAATATGTATTTGAGTATTTCGTCTATTGAATTCAACTGCAATTCAGCGACATAAAAAACAcagtattcatatttaaacaacctataaaatataatccacGCAGACCTGTCCAcctgatttatatataaatacacacacaacGCCTGGATACGCATATTACGCTATATATCTACCTATCACCTTTTATCACATCGGTAGTTATTAACCTTATAGACTAGAATATTGATAGACAACACTTTCGAAATAATGGCAGACTCTATTGGCAGCAGCCATGCCCGCTCAAAGCAAGAAGTGTTGTTAACGCTATATTTGATTCGCACTAATGTTATCACGGGACGTACATTGAACTTGGAATACAGGTCATGCCGTAACGTCCCGTCGGACAGCTATGAcactatataatttgtatcagAGTACAAAGTTCCAATGTGACGCCGCTATTGAATGGTCCATTACAGTGTAAACTTTGTATGGAGACTGACTTACTTTACAGCACTTTTGACTGCCTGGTACAACAAGGTCAGTTTGTAGCCTTTCCAACAATACGAAAATGTTATCAGAAAccttgatattaaaataattaaataacagtaaTAACAGAAAAATTCTACTAGAAATGTGAATTTTCGAAGAACAAATTTAAGCGCTTGCAAACTGACATAGTTTATGCTTTCcgaagaatatattattatatcgtcGCGTGACCACACTCGCGAAGGTTAGATGTCAATCaagaattcttaaaaatacCAATGGAAAGTATGCGCCATTTTTGGTAAAAGTGAATACTATCGTTTCATTTACCTAACTTattgtgtattaaattttgaattaataagcGGAAATAATTTGGATCCTCT
Coding sequences:
- the LOC119839922 gene encoding serine/threonine-protein phosphatase 2A catalytic subunit beta isoform, whose amino-acid sequence is MEDKASLKELDQWIEQLNECKQLTENQVKTLCDKAKEILTKESNVQEVQCPVTVCGDVHGQFHDLMELFRIGGRSPDTNYLFMGDYVDRGYYSVETVTLLVALKVRYRERITILRGNHESRQITQVYGFYDECLRKYGNASVWRHFTDLFDFLPLTALVDGQIFCLHGGLSPSIDTLDHIRALDRVQEVPHEGPMCDLLWSDPDDRGGWGISPRGAGYTFGQDISETFNHSNGLTLVSRAHQLVMEGYNWCHDRNVVTIFSAPNYCYRCGNQAAIMELDDALKYSFLQFDPAPRRGEPHVTRRTPDYFM